The window aaaattaaagttTGTAGAGAAGGCCAGCCATTCTCACAGGCTGAGTTTCTCAGATATTCTTCGACCATCAAATTTTCACTGAGGTCCAAGAATTCTAATGATTTTAAGTGCTGTGAAAAGAGACAAGGGACCAGAAAGACCTTGCTGTTCTCTACTGTGATTCGCTTAACTTTCTCCAGGAGGGAATATACGGTGCTCAGAtcataaaatgaatagaatttgGGGATGTGCAACCTCCGTATTGTTAGTGTTTCCACTTTGCCTAGCTCTCTCACTATGTCTGACAAAGATGGGTTAAAATCACCCACTCCATTGAGGGTGCAGTCGTCAAAATCTACCTCTGACAGTTCCGGGACATAATGCAACAGCTTCAGGAGTTCATTAAAACTTGCATCAGTGAGATCTGCACTTCGGAATGCTAGCTTTTTCATCGGTGAATTTATTTCATCTGTGGACAGTTCTGAAAAGCTGAAGCTGGCCAACCTAGCATCCCTCAGTTCTAAATATCCCACAGAACTCAAAATATCTGCAAAAATCCTCAGCAGGAAAGCAGACTGGCTCAGGTGAAGGGTCAGGTGGCGGATGTTTTGAATCGACTTCAGACTTTGGGGCTCATAATTCTGGAGGCTTAGCACGTTGATTTCAAGTTCATCGAGAGAATTCAGTCCAGCAAAATCTATCCTCCTAATCTCACTGAAGGTGGCAACATTTCCTACCCTGAGGGTTTGTAAATTTGTGAGGTTGGAAAACAGGGATGTTTCCCCCAGTATCCTGTAAGGATTTCCCAGTAAGTTTAAGTATTTCAAAGAGGAAAGGGGCCTGAACCATGAGGAAGATAAGCTGGATAGGTGATTATCAGACAAGTCCAAATGTTCAAGACTGCTCAGGGAAGAAAAGGCACCTTCCTCTATTGTGGTGATTCCACTGGACTGCAACATCAGAGCCTGGAGGTTCACACACACCCGCAGGTCATCACGGCCAATGGAAGTGATCTTATTGTTAGATAGGTCAAGGCTCTTCATGTCTGCTGTGAGTCCCGAGGGAATGGAGGTGAAGGACTTGGAACGGCCATCACAGACACCAGCAGCGTCACATGGCAGAGGTGTCTGAGCAGAACAGCCCTCCCTGGAGAGGCCTGCCATGGCCACTAAGATCCACAAGGTCCACAGAGCACGGAGCATCCTCCAAGATTTGACCTTAAGGTGAATGAAGCATATGTGAGTGATCAGCTGCATTATGATTTTCACTCTTGTGTGCATCCCCCCCCCATGCATGTGTACAAGCAATACGTTTGAGACAAATGCAATGCATGAATGAGGACTAAAACTTAATTTCCTGATATATACAATAACACTCGCAGATATTCATCTGCCagtgaagaaatttaaaaacccaaccatctgagaagaaaaaaaaaaaaaaaacaggactcAGTAAATGTGGGTTGAACACT is drawn from Onychomys torridus chromosome 6, mOncTor1.1, whole genome shotgun sequence and contains these coding sequences:
- the Tlr2 gene encoding toll-like receptor 2, whose translation is MLRALWTLWILVAMAGLSREGCSAQTPLPCDAAGVCDGRSKSFTSIPSGLTADMKSLDLSNNKITSIGRDDLRVCVNLQALMLQSSGITTIEEGAFSSLSSLEHLDLSDNHLSSLSSSWFRPLSSLKYLNLLGNPYRILGETSLFSNLTNLQTLRVGNVATFSEIRRIDFAGLNSLDELEINVLSLQNYEPQSLKSIQNIRHLTLHLSQSAFLLRIFADILSSVGYLELRDARLASFSFSELSTDEINSPMKKLAFRSADLTDASFNELLKLLHYVPELSEVDFDDCTLNGVGDFNPSLSDIVRELGKVETLTIRRLHIPKFYSFYDLSTVYSLLEKVKRITVENSKVFLVPCLFSQHLKSLEFLDLSENLMVEEYLRNSACENGWPSLQTLILRQNHLRSIEKTGKILLTLKNLTALDISRNSLHPMPDTCQWPEKMCFLNLSSTGIQAVKTCIPQTLEVLDVSNNNLNSFSLSLPRLRELYISRNKLKTLPDASLFPVLLVMKIRENAISTFSKDQLGSFPKLETLEAGSNHFICSCELLSFTLEQSALLQVLADWPDTYLCDSPPRLRGQRVQDARPSVLECHQALLVSGVCCALLLLILLIVGLCHHFHGLWYLRMMWAWLQAKRKPKKAPCRDICYDAFVSYSQQDSYWVENLMVQQLENSDPRFKLCLHKRDFVPGKWIIDNIIDSIEKSHKTVFVLSENFVRSEWCKYELDFSHFRLFDENNDAGILVLLEPIEKKAIPQRFCKLRKIMNTKTYLEWPQDEAQQEMFWVNLRTAIKS